The following are encoded together in the Oceanobacillus zhaokaii genome:
- a CDS encoding solute symporter family protein produces the protein MSPIVIILFIAIVILTLVITYFAAKRTQTTGDFYTAGGGLTGVQNGIAIAGDYLSAASFLGIAGAIALFGFDGFFYSIGFLIAYLVVLFLVAEPLRNLGKYTLADMINSRFDAKKVRGAAALSTITIVTFYMIAQLVGAGALIQLLFGLDYWLAVLIVGVMMTVYVLFGGMIATSWVQIVKAVLLMIGMIIMSFLVLLKFDFNIGQMFHDVKSATVHGADYLKPGLQYTQPLGTLSLMLALVLGTAGLPHILMRFFTVKDAKTARSSVITATWVIGIFYVLTLFLGFGAAAFVGYDAIIAANSGGNMAAPLLAQVLGGDILFAFISAVAFATILAVVAGLVLSGASAFAHDLYGEIVKKGKATEKEQMYAARYASLGVSVLAIVLALFAQYLNVAFLVSLAFCIAASANLPVILYTIYWKRFNTAGAVTAMLTGLFSALILVSLSPSVFSPVEGAALFVGEPIFPFSNPAIISVPLGFLGGYLGTILSKEADMRRFAEVSVKAHTGYKEEA, from the coding sequence ATGAGTCCAATCGTAATCATCCTGTTCATTGCTATCGTTATCCTAACCCTCGTTATCACCTACTTCGCAGCAAAGCGAACCCAAACAACCGGTGACTTTTACACTGCTGGTGGTGGATTAACAGGCGTGCAAAATGGGATCGCAATTGCTGGAGATTATCTATCAGCAGCCTCGTTTCTCGGAATAGCCGGTGCCATTGCGCTATTTGGATTTGACGGCTTCTTTTATAGTATTGGTTTTCTAATCGCATACTTAGTTGTTTTATTTCTAGTTGCAGAACCATTACGGAATCTAGGAAAATACACACTTGCAGATATGATAAATTCACGTTTTGATGCAAAGAAGGTAAGAGGAGCAGCAGCACTCAGTACAATTACGATTGTTACTTTCTACATGATTGCTCAGCTAGTTGGTGCGGGAGCCCTTATTCAGTTATTGTTCGGACTGGATTACTGGCTTGCGGTGCTAATCGTTGGTGTGATGATGACCGTCTATGTTCTGTTTGGCGGAATGATTGCGACGAGTTGGGTACAAATAGTCAAGGCAGTTCTCCTGATGATTGGGATGATCATTATGTCCTTTCTTGTCCTATTAAAATTTGATTTTAATATTGGGCAGATGTTTCATGATGTAAAATCAGCAACCGTTCATGGAGCTGATTACTTGAAGCCTGGATTACAGTATACACAACCACTTGGAACTCTTTCTCTTATGCTTGCATTAGTGCTTGGTACTGCGGGATTGCCGCATATTCTAATGCGTTTCTTTACGGTGAAGGATGCGAAAACAGCAAGAAGCTCAGTTATAACGGCAACGTGGGTAATCGGCATTTTCTACGTTCTAACATTATTTCTAGGCTTCGGTGCCGCAGCATTTGTCGGATATGATGCCATCATCGCTGCAAATTCGGGTGGGAATATGGCCGCGCCATTACTTGCACAAGTATTAGGTGGAGACATTTTATTCGCCTTCATCTCAGCTGTCGCCTTTGCAACGATTTTAGCGGTTGTTGCAGGACTTGTACTATCCGGTGCTTCCGCCTTTGCCCATGACCTTTATGGAGAAATTGTAAAAAAAGGAAAGGCAACCGAAAAAGAACAAATGTATGCCGCACGTTATGCTTCTCTAGGTGTATCCGTGCTGGCGATAGTGCTTGCATTATTTGCTCAATATCTCAATGTCGCATTCCTTGTTTCACTGGCATTCTGTATTGCAGCTAGTGCCAATTTGCCAGTCATTTTATATACGATTTATTGGAAACGATTTAATACTGCTGGGGCAGTAACTGCAATGCTAACCGGATTATTCTCGGCATTAATTCTCGTGTCGCTCAGCCCAAGCGTATTCTCACCTGTTGAGGGTGCAGCATTATTTGTTGGAGAACCAATCTTCCCATTCAGTAATCCTGCAATTATATCCGTACCACTAGGATTCCTTGGGGGCTATCTTGGGACGATTTTGTCAAAGGAAGCAGATATGAGGCGCTTTGCAGAGGTAAGTGTAAAGGCACATACAGGATATAAGGAAGAAGCTTAA
- a CDS encoding DUF485 domain-containing protein: MDMAVNQEYDKARDNGNTVDFEKAANSNAFKKLLEDRKKFILPLTIFFLIFYFLLPILTSYTTFLNTPAIGDISWVWIFAISQFAMTWILCTIYVKKANTFDEQAEQIVEEIKRGGDSK, from the coding sequence ATGGATATGGCTGTTAACCAAGAATACGATAAGGCACGAGATAATGGGAATACGGTTGACTTTGAAAAGGCTGCAAATAGCAATGCATTTAAAAAGCTTTTAGAAGACCGCAAGAAATTTATTTTACCATTAACGATTTTCTTTCTGATCTTTTATTTCTTATTACCTATCTTAACTTCTTACACAACATTCCTGAATACACCTGCCATTGGTGATATTTCCTGGGTATGGATTTTTGCAATTTCCCAATTTGCGATGACATGGATTTTATGTACGATTTATGTGAAAAAGGCAAACACCTTTGATGAGCAGGCAGAACAAATAGTCGAGGAAATAAAACGGGGAGGGGACAGCAAATGA